A genomic region of Salinibacter pepae contains the following coding sequences:
- a CDS encoding peroxiredoxin family protein, giving the protein MLSPTWKARLYGIGALTFTLLGVGLLYVTITEPIPQSPTADGDSQPAERPPARRTPAQHPLQGEAAPDFSLERMNGETFRLSDHRGEIVVVNFWATWCPPCRKEIPGFIQLQKEFGPEDVTFVGVSLDDTGFAAVRPYAEEMGINYPLVVGSERLTRTYGGVRALPMSFVVGPEGTIRYARPGFLPEAELRRQLQPLLKRLKTST; this is encoded by the coding sequence ATGCTTTCCCCCACGTGGAAGGCCCGTCTGTACGGCATCGGTGCGCTCACCTTTACACTCCTCGGCGTCGGGCTCCTCTACGTGACGATCACGGAGCCCATCCCGCAGTCCCCGACGGCCGATGGGGACTCGCAGCCTGCAGAGCGCCCACCGGCCCGACGCACGCCTGCACAGCACCCGCTGCAGGGCGAGGCCGCTCCGGATTTTTCGCTGGAGCGGATGAACGGCGAGACCTTTCGGCTCTCCGACCATCGCGGTGAGATCGTGGTCGTAAACTTCTGGGCCACGTGGTGCCCCCCGTGCCGCAAGGAGATCCCCGGCTTCATCCAGCTTCAGAAGGAGTTCGGGCCGGAGGACGTGACCTTCGTCGGCGTCTCCCTTGACGATACGGGCTTCGCGGCCGTGCGGCCCTACGCGGAGGAGATGGGCATCAACTATCCGCTCGTGGTGGGCAGCGAACGTCTCACGCGCACGTACGGCGGCGTCCGGGCCCTGCCGATGTCCTTCGTCGTCGGCCCGGAGGGCACCATTCGGTACGCCCGCCCTGGGTTCTTGCCGGAAGCCGAGCTGCGACGTCAACTACAGCCCCTCCTGAAGCGCCTGAAGACGAGCACCTGA
- a CDS encoding DsrE family protein, translating to MRSFSLSVLFSLGLLIPGLSLATGAPAAGHSAEASAVPDAVTGGDDPPGIVMLVRRPQHVRAAVQTVRDLEASESLATTPVEIVVCGKAAGNLRRGTSLASRIEEQAPGRASVLACGMSLENRGIDPDRLTSAVEVVPNGLAHALKREAAGYLSVDL from the coding sequence ATGCGCTCTTTCTCCCTTTCTGTCCTCTTCTCGCTTGGTCTGTTGATTCCGGGGCTTTCCCTCGCGACTGGGGCTCCCGCGGCCGGTCACTCGGCAGAGGCGTCCGCCGTGCCCGATGCGGTGACCGGAGGGGACGACCCGCCCGGCATCGTCATGCTGGTGCGCCGGCCCCAGCATGTCCGCGCCGCCGTCCAAACCGTCCGGGACCTGGAGGCCTCCGAGTCGCTCGCCACCACGCCGGTCGAGATTGTGGTATGTGGAAAGGCCGCGGGCAATCTGCGACGCGGCACGTCCCTCGCGAGCCGGATCGAGGAGCAGGCTCCCGGCCGGGCGTCCGTGCTGGCCTGCGGCATGTCCCTGGAAAACCGCGGCATTGATCCCGACCGCCTAACTTCGGCGGTGGAGGTGGTGCCGAATGGCCTTGCCCACGCCCTGAAGCGCGAGGCCGCCGGGTACCTGTCGGTGGACCTTTGA